The following proteins come from a genomic window of Anas acuta chromosome 22, bAnaAcu1.1, whole genome shotgun sequence:
- the P3H1 gene encoding prolyl 3-hydroxylase 1 isoform X1, which translates to MALAGRLLPLLPLLAWAAGPPEPVGPSEPSEPAGPPLPAEPPDALFAAGAEAYARGDWPGVVLHMERALRARAALRSRLLRCRLRCANATAGPAEEEQPRPQPESEPEPPLRDLLFFRGLLRRAACLRRCGPAAPSRYRLGEELEREFRKRSPYNYLQVAYFKINKVAKAVAAAHTFFVANPEHVEMKQNLEYYQMMAGVKEADFIDLEARPHMTEFRLGVRFYTEEQPAAAVLHLEKALEEYFVADTECRALCEGPYDYEGYNYLEYNADLFQAMTDHYMQVLSCKQGCVTELASQPGREKPLEDFLPSHFNYLQFAYYNSGNYEKAIECTKTYLLFFPNDEVMNQNLAYYTAVLGEDLARPIEPREEIQAYRQRSLMEKELLFFSYDVFGIPFVDPLLLLLLLWLQDTWTPEEVIPKRLREKQKVERETAARISEEIGNLMKEIETLVEEKAKESADISKLIREGGPLVYEGASVTMNSKALNGSQRVVVDGVLSAEECRELQRLTNAAASAGDGYRGKTSPHTPSETFYGVTVLKALKLGQEGKVPLQSAHLYYNVTEKVRHMMESYFRLEVPLHFSYSHLVCRTAIEDKQEGRSDNSHEVHVDNCILNAEAMVCVKEPPAYTFRDYSAILYLNGDFEGGAFYFTELDAKTETAEVQPQCGRAVGFSSGSENPHGVKAVTKGQRCAIALWFTLDPRHSERERVQADDLVKMLFRVEEVDLLQETGTEQEPPPVTTTDGLHAARKDEL; encoded by the exons ATGGCGCTGGCGGGGcggctgctgccgctgctgccgctgctggcGTGGGCGGCGGGGCCCCCGGAGCCGGTGGGGCCCTCGGAGCCCTCGGAGCCGGCCGGGCCCCCGCTGCCGGCCGAGCCCCCGGACGCGCTGTTCGCCGCCGGCGCCGAGGCGTACGCGCGGGGCGATTGGCCGGGCGTGGTGCTGCACATGGAGCGGGCGCTGCGTGCCCGCGCCGCGCTGCGCTCCCGGCTGCTGCGGTGCCGCCTGCGCTGCGCCAACGCCACGGCCGGGCCGGcggaggaggagcagccccggccccagcccgaGTCCGAGCCCGAGCCCCCGCTCCGCGACCTCCTCTTCTTCCGGGGGCTGCTGCGGCGCGCTGCCTGCCTGCGGCGctgcggccccgccgcgccctCCAGGTACCGCCTGGGCGAGGAGCTGGAGCGCGAGTTCCGCAAGCGCAGCCCCTACAACTACCTCCAGGTCGCCTACTTCAAG ATCAACAAGGTGGCGAAGGCGGTGGCAGCGGCGCACACCTTCTTTGTGGCCAACCCTGAGCACGTGGAGATGAAGCAGAACCTGGAGTACTACCAGATGATGGCAGGCGTCAAGGAGGCTGACTTCATTGACCTGGAGGCCAGGCCACACATG ACTGAATTTCGGCTGGGCGTGAGGTTTTACACAGAGGAGCAGCCGGCTGCAGCTGTCCTGCACCTAGAGAAGGCACTGGAGGAGTACTTTGTGGCAGACACTGAGTGCCGCGCACTCTGCGAGGGGCCCTATGACTATGAAGGCTACAACTACCTGGAGTACAACGCAGATCTTTTCCAGGCCATGACAG aTCACTACATGCAGGTGTTGAGCTGCAAGCAGGGCTGCGTTACAGAGCTCGCCTCACAGCCTGGCCGGGAGAAGCCCCTGGAGGATTTCCTGCCCTCGCACTTCAACTACCTGCAGTTTGCCTACTACAACA GTGGGAATTACGAAAAAGCAATTGAATGCACCAAAACCTACTTGCTCTTCTTCCCAAACGATGAGGTGATGAACCAGAATTTGGCCTATTATACTGCTGTCCTGGGGGAAGACCTGGCCAGGCCCATTGAACCCCGAGAG GAGATCCAGGCATACCGCCAGCGAAGCCTGATGGAGAAGGAGCTGCTCTTCTTCAGCTACGATGTCTTTGGGATCCCATTTGTGGACCCG ctcctgctgttgctgttgttgtggCTGCAGGACACGTGGACCCCCGAGGAGGTGATACCAAAGAGGCTGCGAGAGAAACAAAA GGTAGAGCGGGAGACAGCGGCACGCATCTCGGAGGAGATCGGCAACCTCATGAAGGAGATCGAGACGCTGGTGGAGGAGAAGGCAAAGGAGTCTGCTGATATAAGCAAGTTGATCCGAGAAG GTGGCCCCTTGGTGTACGAGGGAGCCAGTGTCACCATGAACTCCAAGGCCTTGAACGGCTCACAGCGTGTCGTGGTGGACGGGGTCCTGTCAGCTGAGGAGTGCCGGGAGCTTCAGAGGCTGACCAAC GCAGCGGCCTCGGCTGGGGACGGCTATCGTGGGAAGACATCTCCTCACACTCCCAGTGAGACCTTCTACGGTGTGACTGTCCTGAAGGCCCTCAAG ctgggccaggAGGGCAAGGTTCCCCTGCAGAGTGCCCACCTCTACTACAACGTGACAGAGAAGGTGCGGCACATGATGGAGTCCTACTTCCGCCTGGAGGTCCCACTCCACTTCTCTTACTCCCACCTGGTGTGCCGCACAGCCATCGAGG ATAAGCAAGAAGGCCGGAGTGACAATAGTCACGAGGTGCATGTGGACAACTGCATCCTCAATGCAGAGGCCATGGTGTGTGTGAAGGAGCCACCAGCCTACACCTTCCGGGATTACAG TGCTATCCTCTACCTCAATGGGGACTTTGAAGGGGGAGCTTTCTACTTCACAGAGCTGGATGCCAAGACGGAGACT GCAGAGGTGCAGCCCCAGTGCGGCCGTGCCGTGGGCTTCTCCTCTGGTTCGGAGAACCCCCATGGCGTCAAGGCTGTGACCAAAGGCCAGCGCTGCGCCATCGCCCTCTGGTTCACCCTGGACCCACGGCACAGCGAGCGG GAGCGTGTGCAGGCTGACGACCTGGTGAAGATGCTTTTCAGGGTGGAGGAGGTGGACTTACTGCAGGAGACCGGCACAGAGCAGGAGCCACCACCTGTCACCACCACTGATGGCTTGCATGCAGCAAGGAAGGATGAGCTCTGA
- the P3H1 gene encoding prolyl 3-hydroxylase 1 isoform X2, giving the protein MALAGRLLPLLPLLAWAAGPPEPVGPSEPSEPAGPPLPAEPPDALFAAGAEAYARGDWPGVVLHMERALRARAALRSRLLRCRLRCANATAGPAEEEQPRPQPESEPEPPLRDLLFFRGLLRRAACLRRCGPAAPSRYRLGEELEREFRKRSPYNYLQVAYFKINKVAKAVAAAHTFFVANPEHVEMKQNLEYYQMMAGVKEADFIDLEARPHMTEFRLGVRFYTEEQPAAAVLHLEKALEEYFVADTECRALCEGPYDYEGYNYLEYNADLFQAMTDHYMQVLSCKQGCVTELASQPGREKPLEDFLPSHFNYLQFAYYNSGNYEKAIECTKTYLLFFPNDEVMNQNLAYYTAVLGEDLARPIEPREEIQAYRQRSLMEKELLFFSYDVFGIPFVDPDTWTPEEVIPKRLREKQKVERETAARISEEIGNLMKEIETLVEEKAKESADISKLIREGGPLVYEGASVTMNSKALNGSQRVVVDGVLSAEECRELQRLTNAAASAGDGYRGKTSPHTPSETFYGVTVLKALKLGQEGKVPLQSAHLYYNVTEKVRHMMESYFRLEVPLHFSYSHLVCRTAIEDKQEGRSDNSHEVHVDNCILNAEAMVCVKEPPAYTFRDYSAILYLNGDFEGGAFYFTELDAKTETAEVQPQCGRAVGFSSGSENPHGVKAVTKGQRCAIALWFTLDPRHSERERVQADDLVKMLFRVEEVDLLQETGTEQEPPPVTTTDGLHAARKDEL; this is encoded by the exons ATGGCGCTGGCGGGGcggctgctgccgctgctgccgctgctggcGTGGGCGGCGGGGCCCCCGGAGCCGGTGGGGCCCTCGGAGCCCTCGGAGCCGGCCGGGCCCCCGCTGCCGGCCGAGCCCCCGGACGCGCTGTTCGCCGCCGGCGCCGAGGCGTACGCGCGGGGCGATTGGCCGGGCGTGGTGCTGCACATGGAGCGGGCGCTGCGTGCCCGCGCCGCGCTGCGCTCCCGGCTGCTGCGGTGCCGCCTGCGCTGCGCCAACGCCACGGCCGGGCCGGcggaggaggagcagccccggccccagcccgaGTCCGAGCCCGAGCCCCCGCTCCGCGACCTCCTCTTCTTCCGGGGGCTGCTGCGGCGCGCTGCCTGCCTGCGGCGctgcggccccgccgcgccctCCAGGTACCGCCTGGGCGAGGAGCTGGAGCGCGAGTTCCGCAAGCGCAGCCCCTACAACTACCTCCAGGTCGCCTACTTCAAG ATCAACAAGGTGGCGAAGGCGGTGGCAGCGGCGCACACCTTCTTTGTGGCCAACCCTGAGCACGTGGAGATGAAGCAGAACCTGGAGTACTACCAGATGATGGCAGGCGTCAAGGAGGCTGACTTCATTGACCTGGAGGCCAGGCCACACATG ACTGAATTTCGGCTGGGCGTGAGGTTTTACACAGAGGAGCAGCCGGCTGCAGCTGTCCTGCACCTAGAGAAGGCACTGGAGGAGTACTTTGTGGCAGACACTGAGTGCCGCGCACTCTGCGAGGGGCCCTATGACTATGAAGGCTACAACTACCTGGAGTACAACGCAGATCTTTTCCAGGCCATGACAG aTCACTACATGCAGGTGTTGAGCTGCAAGCAGGGCTGCGTTACAGAGCTCGCCTCACAGCCTGGCCGGGAGAAGCCCCTGGAGGATTTCCTGCCCTCGCACTTCAACTACCTGCAGTTTGCCTACTACAACA GTGGGAATTACGAAAAAGCAATTGAATGCACCAAAACCTACTTGCTCTTCTTCCCAAACGATGAGGTGATGAACCAGAATTTGGCCTATTATACTGCTGTCCTGGGGGAAGACCTGGCCAGGCCCATTGAACCCCGAGAG GAGATCCAGGCATACCGCCAGCGAAGCCTGATGGAGAAGGAGCTGCTCTTCTTCAGCTACGATGTCTTTGGGATCCCATTTGTGGACCCG GACACGTGGACCCCCGAGGAGGTGATACCAAAGAGGCTGCGAGAGAAACAAAA GGTAGAGCGGGAGACAGCGGCACGCATCTCGGAGGAGATCGGCAACCTCATGAAGGAGATCGAGACGCTGGTGGAGGAGAAGGCAAAGGAGTCTGCTGATATAAGCAAGTTGATCCGAGAAG GTGGCCCCTTGGTGTACGAGGGAGCCAGTGTCACCATGAACTCCAAGGCCTTGAACGGCTCACAGCGTGTCGTGGTGGACGGGGTCCTGTCAGCTGAGGAGTGCCGGGAGCTTCAGAGGCTGACCAAC GCAGCGGCCTCGGCTGGGGACGGCTATCGTGGGAAGACATCTCCTCACACTCCCAGTGAGACCTTCTACGGTGTGACTGTCCTGAAGGCCCTCAAG ctgggccaggAGGGCAAGGTTCCCCTGCAGAGTGCCCACCTCTACTACAACGTGACAGAGAAGGTGCGGCACATGATGGAGTCCTACTTCCGCCTGGAGGTCCCACTCCACTTCTCTTACTCCCACCTGGTGTGCCGCACAGCCATCGAGG ATAAGCAAGAAGGCCGGAGTGACAATAGTCACGAGGTGCATGTGGACAACTGCATCCTCAATGCAGAGGCCATGGTGTGTGTGAAGGAGCCACCAGCCTACACCTTCCGGGATTACAG TGCTATCCTCTACCTCAATGGGGACTTTGAAGGGGGAGCTTTCTACTTCACAGAGCTGGATGCCAAGACGGAGACT GCAGAGGTGCAGCCCCAGTGCGGCCGTGCCGTGGGCTTCTCCTCTGGTTCGGAGAACCCCCATGGCGTCAAGGCTGTGACCAAAGGCCAGCGCTGCGCCATCGCCCTCTGGTTCACCCTGGACCCACGGCACAGCGAGCGG GAGCGTGTGCAGGCTGACGACCTGGTGAAGATGCTTTTCAGGGTGGAGGAGGTGGACTTACTGCAGGAGACCGGCACAGAGCAGGAGCCACCACCTGTCACCACCACTGATGGCTTGCATGCAGCAAGGAAGGATGAGCTCTGA
- the CLDN19 gene encoding claudin-19 produces the protein MGGGARELAGYLAALGGWVAALAAAALPQWRQSSYAGDAIITAVGLHEGLWMSCAAQSTGQVQCRLHDSLLSLDVHIQTSRALMVISLLLGFFGIIVSVVGMKCTKVGEEDPVTKSRIAVAGGVLFILSGLCTLAAVSLYATQVTYEFFSASTPINARYEFGSALFVGWGAASLTILGGSLLCCSCPTKERQGQQYYRQSQPSTAREPHVKISSPVRGEQCL, from the exons AtgggcggcggggcgcgggaGCTGGCCGGGTACCTGGCGGCGCTGGGCGGGTGGGTGGCGGCGCTGGCCGCCGCGGCGCTGCCCCAGTGGCGGCAGAGCTCGTACGCCGGGGACGCCATCATCACCGCCGTGGGGCTGCACGAAGGGCTGTGGATGAGCTGCGCCGCACAGAGCACCGGGCAGGTGCAGTGCCGCCTCCACGACTCGCTCCTCTCCCTCGACG TTCACATCCAGACCTCCCGGGCTCTCATGGTTATTTCTCTCCTCCTGGGTTTCTTTGGCATCATTGTGAGCGTCGTGGGCATGAAATGCACCAAAGTTGGTGAAGAGGATCCCGTTACCAAGAGCCGCATTGCTGTTGCTGGGGGTGTCCTCTTTATCCTCTCTG GTCTGTGTACGTTAGCAGCTGTGTCCCTGTATGCAACACAGGTCACCTATGAGTTCTTCAGTGCCAGCACCCCGATCAACGCAAG GTACGAATTCGGCTCAGCATTGTTCGTTGGCTGGGGGGCCGCCAGCCTCACCATACTGGGGGGCTCCCTCCTGTGCTGTTCCTGCCCCACCAAGGAGCGGCAAGGACAGCAGTACTATCGGCAGTCACAGCCCTCAACAGCTCGGGA ACCCCATGTAAAAATATCTTCACCCGTCAGGGGAGAGCAGTGCTTGTAG